The following DNA comes from Pristis pectinata isolate sPriPec2 chromosome 33, sPriPec2.1.pri, whole genome shotgun sequence.
CcatctgactccagacccatcaatgtggttgatttgTAACTGTCCTACAAAATGGTCTAGCAAGCCACTTGGCTCAAGGGGCAACTAGAATTGGACATTAAATGCCTGCCTTGTCAATGACACTCTCACCCCATGAACAATCATAAAACAAGTGAACTTACCTCTACAGTGTTAGTGCACAATCAGTTTGCCAATTCTACATGAAATAAAGTTCCCATGACTATTGTATCACCCTTGATGCATCCTCCAGTAATTTCCTGACCTACACTCTGCCTGATGCCTTACTCTCTGTTGGTGaggcttgggggagggggggcagtgaAGAATATAAACTATTCCTACAAACGCTTTTGTCTCTTGTTCCATAGTTCCACCCAAAATGACCCGACCTCTTGATTCTTCCAGCTAAGATCCCAATCATTATCGTCTACCCTAACCACCTTCCTTCATTTCCACTTGCCTCTATCCTCCGAAAGTCAAGCGTTCTGGAATATCTCATTCCTAACATTGTTCTCTGCAACCATAGCTCCATGATGGCTGGATATTAATGTCCATTAATACCACATTGCACTGCTAATTCATATATTTTGCTGGAAATATGTTCCACGTTCAGATATTGTGCCATTTTGTAGTTTTCCTTTGAGTCATTTTGATCACCAGTGTCCTTTGCAAAGCTCTCAATCCGCTCCTTGCCTACATTGCCATTTATTTACTACTTTGATATAAACTCTTTGCATTTATCTTACTGCTTTTGAATTTACCTTTTCTTGAATCCTAACCTTCACTAGTTTAAAGACTCATTAACTTGCCCTAGCTGTTCTACTTTCCAGTTTCAGGGTAGTCCCTCCCAAAAGAACATCTTATTCCCCAATATTGGTGCAAATCTCCCATGAATCAAGacccctcccttctgcaccactgtTTTAGTCACACATTCAACTCTTTAAGCTGTACGATATCACCACAATCATACATGACCATggttctgcattttaatttcaacCCTAGTTCCCAAAACGCTTACTGAGGAAGATCATATACGTCTGATTTGGATCACGATAGCTGGATCCTCATCCTCTCACACCCAGTCTCTCTCCATGGCGATGACTTTAGATCTGGCATTGGATGGGTAACAGGGCCTTCAAGACAGGGAGCAGGGTTTACCCATTAAAAGTATCGTGCCTGAGCTGTGGCTCCATGGGCCACAATTGGTGGTTCAAGCACAAAAATCTAACCTGAAACCCAAATCCATTACTGAGGGAATGCAGCACTGCCAGAGGTGCCAACATTTAAGTCAGACCCTGCTCTCTCAGGCTGATACAAGTGGTCCAATTGCATTTTAAGGAAGAGTCGGGCTGTGTGTTGACTGGACATTATATTACACCGGAAAGGTGCACGGATTGGGTAATGTGTTCAACAGTGAATTATGTAAGGATGGATGGCTCTTTACCTCTCTCATGGTCGTATGATAGTTGACTGAGTGACTCTTGCCTCAGAATGGATCTCTTCTCCACAAAGTGCATTTTATGTGAGAACTTATTATGCAAAACTTTACTcaaagtgcaaaagaaaacacagTCACTTCCCATTCTTGGTATCAACTGAGGTGAATGGACCGGTAGCTGGTTACTCCAGAGTAACCTTTCACAAGCACCAATCACTCTCCAATGGCACTGTAAAGTACAGTTGGGTTTCAGTGGGCTCCTTGACTATagagggcatcactggcaaaggtcAATCTCCAGCAACCTCAGCCCAATGGCTATCAAGGGAATCTAgaaagggtcatagagtcatatagaacAGAACCTTTCACTATCAAGCTTCCAGCTGtattaatcctacactgatcttattttattctccccgcattcccaacaactccagattctgccactcacctacacattaggggtaacttacagtggccaattaacctaccagctctcATGTCTTTTTGGATGTGGGGGAAGATGAAAGTGCAAtgggggaaactcacacagtgCAAGGAGAAGGTCCAAAcgccacacagagagcaccagtcactggatctgtgaggcagaagctctaccagctgggtcactgtgccacccaagggTGTGACAAGATACTCAAGGCAGAGACCACACTCGTCCAGAGAGGTGAAGCTCCAGTAGAAGTAACCTGATAGCCATCGGCAGGAACCCTAGGATATTGTGGAGGAGAGGCACTATGGTGGGTGAGATTTGAAATATATCCTTGGTCCCAGTACTGCAAATATAGTCCTCTGCTTCTCAATTTCAGTCCCATTGACCTCAACAGAGCCAAATTTCCGAAGCAGAATACAACACACCTAGATTACCGTATCCAAGATGAATATTTATACTTGGGTCTTTTTGCCTTCCCTTATCCAGGGTCCAACAGTGCTTATGCCTTCTTCTTCCCGGGGACAGATCTGCCAGCTGAACTCAACAGCACCAAACCTGGAGAGATCGGTTTTCAATTAGCCAGCAGATAAACCATCAGATCCTGGTTCATTGGTAGCACAGTGCTAAAGCTTGTAGAGCtagtgcctcacagcaccagagactcaggttcaatcctgacctccagggctgtctgtgtggagtttgcacattctccctgtgactgtgggtttcccccaggtgctccggtttcctcccacatcccaaagatataggggttgtgggttaattgactactgtaagttgtccctagtgtgtaggtgagtggtagagtctggggggagttgatagggatggtgggagaataaaataggaccAGTGTGTGATCGGAGTAAATGGGTACTTAATctcagtgggctgaggggcctatttctgtgctggctGACTCCATgatttagaggaacaacacctcatattccgtcttggtagtctccaatctgacggcatcaacatcaatttctctaacttctggtaaccactccccgtTTCgcgcccccccccatccctctggcgtctttaccccttctctttcccatcccccaccctcacaacctgcccatcacccacaccttcctccctctggttccccacctccttccctttattccatggtccactgtcttctcctacgagattccatcttgttcagccctttgcctcttccacccgtcacctcccagcctctcacatcattcccacttcccccatccacctaccttcccccctcacctggattcacccatcacccgccaactcgtgctcctccccctccccccatccttttattctggcttctgccctcttcctttcccgtccAGATGAATAGTCTTGGCCCAAAAtggcgactgttcatttccctccatagatgctgcctgactcgctgacttcctccagcattttgtgtgtgttgctccaatttaAAGCTTTTAAATTTAATCTGTTGGCTGTGGGGTTGCTTAGCTCAGTCTGTGAGGagcctgcacgttctccctgtgaccatgtgggtttcctccgggtgctccttcCGCAtacaggtcggtaggttaattgagcACTGTAATCAGGCACTGTAATTGtccgtagtgtgtaggtgagtggtaaaatcaggTGGCAGGGAATTTATGAGAACCTCATAGAGGTTTAAAAACTCACAATGGGCATacataaggtcacagtctttctccctgggtaggggagactagggggcatagctttaaggtgaaagaggaaagagttaaaggggaccttTTAAGGGGGtcgtttttatttacacagagtttGGTGtgtctgtggaacgagctgccagaggaagtggtagaagcaggttcaattacaacatttaaaagacatttggacaggttcgtggttagaaaaggtttggagggatatgagccagacccaggcaaatgggactagctcaggtagatacCTTGATCAGCATAGAGGAGTTGGGTCCAacagcctgttcccatgctgtataattctatgactctacgtgGGGAGAATATGAAAtggaattattggtattggtttactattgtcacttgtacccacaAATTAACCCatgattagtgtaaacgggtggttgatagtcggcgcagactcaatgagccaaagagcctagttccatgctgtatctctggaTAAAATTCAAACAGAGCCagggtgcagacagagtccaagatATATACACACCACAAAGAACCCTTACCTGCCCGGTTTATTTCGATGATCTCCTCTTGGGCAAGAGGGCAGGAGTCACCTTGGGCACTCCTCTGTGGGGACTTGATGTCAGGCTTGCAATAGTTGGGAGAGCCTGGCTGGGGTGCCCGGGGAATGTGCTTGTTCTTCTTTTTTGGTAACTTTTGCTTGGCCATGGCCAAGGAATAGTACATGCCAAAGTTATTGACAATGACAGGAACCGGCATGGCAATGGTCAGCACGCCAGCCAAGGCGCAGAGAGCTCCCACCAACATCCCAGACCAGGTCTCCGGATACATGTCCCCATAGCCCAGGGTTGTCATGGTTACCACTGCCCACCAGAAGCCAATGGgaatgttcttgaacctggtgtgccTGCTGCCTGTTATGTCTTCAGGGTCAGCCCCTATCCTCTCAGCGTAGTAGATCATGGTGGCGAAGATCAGGACCCCAAGGGCCAGGAAGATGATCAGCAGGAGGAACTCATTCGTGCTGGCCCTCAGTGTGTGGCCCAGGACACGAAGCCCAATGAAGTGACGGGTGAGTTTGAAGATACGCAGGATCCGGACGAAACGCACCACACGCAGGAAACCCAAGACGTCCTTGGCAGCCTTGGAAGAGAGTCCGCTCAGACCAACCTCCAGGTAAAAGGGAAGGATGGCCACAAAGTCAATGATGTTGAGGGTGTTCTTGATGAACTCCTTCTTGTCGGGACAGAACAGGATGCGCATCAGGAACTCAAAGGTGAACCAGATGACACACATGCCCTCCACGTAGGTGAGGAACGCCTCCGTCTCAATCTCCACATCCTCCACCACAGTGGTGACATTGTCTGTGACGATCGTCTCCGTCCTGTTCACCAGGTGGTTGAATGCTTCGTGGGTCTCAAGGCAAAAGGTGGTGATGGATATCAAGATGAAGAATAGAGATGCAAACGCCACGTACTGCAAGGAGGAAATAAAAGAGGGAGAGGCAAGTTAAGAAAATCAGAACAAAGAGTGCCAATGCATCGCTAAGCACTGGGTAAGAGGTTTATAGCTCACCTGTCATGCTGATATCTAGGATCTGGAACATTGACATTGTTACCCTGCCCCCATGATGATCTCTACTCCTgcagggacccctgctctttgtgatttttataaatgacttggatgaggatgtggaagggtgggttagtaagttttctgatgataaaaaggttggtggtatagtggacagtgtagaaggttgctgtagattacaacaggatattgatagaatgcagagctgggctgagaagtggcagatggagttcaacccagataagtgtgaagtgatacacttcgggagatcaaattcgaagacagaatacaaaggttaatggcaggactcttagcagtttggaggaacagagggatcttggggtccatgtccatagatccctcaaggttgtcacgcaggtcgatagggttgttaagaaggtatatggtgtgttggccttcattagtcggggtattgagttcaagagccgtgaggtgatgttgcagctctacagaactctggtcagaccacacttggagtattgtgttcagttctggtcacctcattataggaaggatgtggaagctttagagacggtgcagaggagatttaccaggacgttacctggattggagagcatgtcttatgaggataggctgagcgagctagggcatttctctttggagagaaggaggatgagaggtgacttaatggaggtgtacaagagtggtcagtcagagactttttcccagggtgacaatggctaacacgaggggacataattttaaggtgattggaggaagaagatataaggggatgtcagggataagttctttttacacagagagtggtgggtgcgtggaatgcactgccggcagaggttgtgggtgcaggtacattaggggcatttaagagactcttggatagacacatgaatgatagaaaaatagggggctacgtgggagggaatggttagatagatctcag
Coding sequences within:
- the LOC127585467 gene encoding potassium voltage-gated channel subfamily C member 1-like isoform X1, which encodes MISSVCVSSFRGRKSGNKPPSKSCLKGDMGKNEESDKIVINVGGIKHETYRSTLKTLPGTRLSWLTEPDAFSNFDYDPKTDEFFFDRHPSVFAYVLNYYRTGKLHCPADVCGPLFEEELAFWGIDETDVEACCWMNYRQHRDAEEALDSFETPEPDDEEDGDLKRLCLQEDSGRKLGWWKKLQPKVWALFEDPYSSKAARYVAFASLFFILISITTFCLETHEAFNHLVNRTETIVTDNVTTVVEDVEIETEAFLTYVEGMCVIWFTFEFLMRILFCPDKKEFIKNTLNIIDFVAILPFYLEVGLSGLSSKAAKDVLGFLRVVRFVRILRIFKLTRHFIGLRVLGHTLRASTNEFLLLIIFLALGVLIFATMIYYAERIGADPEDITGSRHTRFKNIPIGFWWAVVTMTTLGYGDMYPETWSGMLVGALCALAGVLTIAMPVPVIVNNFGMYYSLAMAKQKLPKKKNKHIPRAPQPGSPNYCKPDIKSPQRSAQGDSCPLAQEEIIEINRADPKQNGDAANAALANEDCPTIDQALSPEENQPVTPGGRERYARDRACFLLTTGDFEHSPDGSIRKGYEKSRSLNNISGMSGNALRLSPVTSPFNSPCPLRRPQSPIPSIL
- the LOC127585467 gene encoding potassium voltage-gated channel subfamily C member 1-like isoform X2, which encodes MISSVCVSSFRGRKSGNKPPSKSCLKGDMGKNEESDKIVINVGGIKHETYRSTLKTLPGTRLSWLTEPDAFSNFDYDPKTDEFFFDRHPSVFAYVLNYYRTGKLHCPADVCGPLFEEELAFWGIDETDVEACCWMNYRQHRDAEEALDSFETPEPDDEEDGDLKRLCLQEDSGRKLGWWKKLQPKVWALFEDPYSSKAARYVAFASLFFILISITTFCLETHEAFNHLVNRTETIVTDNVTTVVEDVEIETEAFLTYVEGMCVIWFTFEFLMRILFCPDKKEFIKNTLNIIDFVAILPFYLEVGLSGLSSKAAKDVLGFLRVVRFVRILRIFKLTRHFIGLRVLGHTLRASTNEFLLLIIFLALGVLIFATMIYYAERIGADPEDITGSRHTRFKNIPIGFWWAVVTMTTLGYGDMYPETWSGMLVGALCALAGVLTIAMPVPVIVNNFGMYYSLAMAKQKLPKKKNKHIPRAPQPGSPNYCKPDIKSPQRSAQGDSCPLAQEEIIEINRADPKQNGDAANAALANEDCPTIDQALSPEENQPVTPGGRERYARDRACFLLTTGDFEHSPDGSIRKVINGGQSSPEPIMILVRIQQGLATTNLLEECY
- the LOC127585467 gene encoding potassium voltage-gated channel subfamily C member 1-like isoform X3, which encodes MISSVCVSSFRGRKSGNKPPSKSCLKGDMGKNEESDKIVINVGGIKHETYRSTLKTLPGTRLSWLTEPDAFSNFDYDPKTDEFFFDRHPSVFAYVLNYYRTGKLHCPADVCGPLFEEELAFWGIDETDVEACCWMNYRQHRDAEEALDSFETPEPDDEEDGDLKRLCLQEDSGRKLGWWKKLQPKVWALFEDPYSSKAARYVAFASLFFILISITTFCLETHEAFNHLVNRTETIVTDNVTTVVEDVEIETEAFLTYVEGMCVIWFTFEFLMRILFCPDKKEFIKNTLNIIDFVAILPFYLEVGLSGLSSKAAKDVLGFLRVVRFVRILRIFKLTRHFIGLRVLGHTLRASTNEFLLLIIFLALGVLIFATMIYYAERIGADPEDITGSRHTRFKNIPIGFWWAVVTMTTLGYGDMYPETWSGMLVGALCALAGVLTIAMPVPVIVNNFGMYYSLAMAKQKLPKKKNKHIPRAPQPGSPNYCKPDIKSPQRSAQGDSCPLAQEEIIEINRADPKQNGDAANAALANEDCPTIDQALSPEENQPVTPGGRERYARDRACFLLTTGDFEHSPDGSIRKDNYKDSPVISRYMQLEAVTVN